The following coding sequences are from one Paenibacillus sp. FSL R5-0912 window:
- a CDS encoding M42 family metallopeptidase has translation MLNIQPNEEYILTLLKKLLDTPSPSGFTAQVMTLVAEEAAALNIPLSWNEKGGAILTVPGLDPSRTIGISAHVDTLGAMVRSIKPNGTLRLTSVGGFTMNSIENEYCTIHTRSELTYTGTILTSHPSVHVYADARDFKRAEENMEIRIDEVVSTKDDVLKLGIAVGDFISFDARAVLTPSGYVKSRHLDDKASVAAIFGLLESIRREGWKPLHNLSLLISNYEEVGHGAAWIPGGINEMIAVDMGAMGDDLSCKETDVSICAKDSSGPYDYAMTSKLIELANGLAIPFAIDIYPQYGSDASAALRGGNNIRAALIGPGVHASHSMERTHKQAVLNTAKLLAAYVGAH, from the coding sequence TTGCTTAACATTCAGCCTAATGAAGAATATATCCTTACCCTGCTCAAAAAACTGCTCGACACCCCCAGTCCCAGCGGTTTCACCGCCCAGGTGATGACTCTTGTGGCCGAAGAAGCGGCTGCACTGAATATTCCGCTGAGCTGGAATGAGAAGGGCGGCGCGATCCTGACTGTTCCCGGACTTGATCCTTCGCGCACCATCGGCATCAGTGCCCATGTAGATACGCTGGGCGCCATGGTCCGCTCCATTAAACCAAACGGTACCCTGCGCCTGACCTCTGTCGGCGGGTTCACCATGAATAGTATCGAGAATGAGTACTGCACGATTCATACGCGCAGCGAATTAACTTATACCGGTACAATCCTGACCAGCCACCCTTCCGTGCATGTGTATGCGGATGCGCGCGACTTCAAACGTGCGGAAGAGAACATGGAAATCCGTATTGATGAAGTGGTCTCGACCAAAGATGATGTGCTGAAGCTGGGCATTGCTGTGGGTGATTTTATTTCTTTTGACGCCCGTGCGGTATTGACGCCGAGCGGTTATGTTAAGTCCCGTCATCTCGACGACAAAGCCAGCGTAGCGGCCATCTTCGGCCTCCTGGAGAGCATCCGGCGCGAAGGCTGGAAGCCGCTCCATAACCTGTCCCTATTGATCTCCAATTACGAAGAGGTCGGACACGGTGCTGCCTGGATTCCGGGCGGGATTAACGAGATGATCGCTGTGGATATGGGCGCTATGGGTGACGATCTAAGCTGCAAGGAGACCGATGTCTCCATCTGTGCCAAAGACTCCTCCGGACCTTATGACTATGCCATGACCAGCAAGCTGATTGAGCTCGCTAACGGGCTGGCGATTCCTTTTGCGATAGATATCTATCCGCAGTATGGCTCCGATGCTTCAGCGGCGCTGCGTGGCGGAAACAACATCCGGGCCGCGCTGATCGGTCCGGGCGTGCATGCCTCCCACTCCATGGAGCGCACACACAAGCAGGCCGTGTTGAATACAGCTAAGCTGCTTGCCGCTTATGTTGGGGCGCACTGA
- a CDS encoding DUF92 domain-containing protein yields the protein MQWLIGACGALLVAGAAYWKQSLSLSGMLAAIVMGTIYFGAGNAFWFGILLLFFISSSLLSKLHHENKAELEATYDKTGRRDAGQVFANGGLGMLLVLLNAIYPLEIWGFLFIGVMATVTSDTWATEIGTLAKRPPRSVLTGKVLQAGTSGGVSLPGTLAAAAGGALIGAASWLLRAASGMPPHSLLTLVLAGLLGGLAGAFADSVLGATVQRMNRCTVCGREVEASQHCGKPTVYARGWRWMDNDTVNAVSSIIGGVVALLASYIGAV from the coding sequence CTGCAATGGCTGATCGGGGCCTGCGGTGCGCTGCTGGTCGCCGGGGCCGCATACTGGAAGCAGTCGTTGAGCCTCTCGGGCATGCTGGCGGCGATTGTGATGGGAACCATCTATTTTGGGGCAGGCAATGCCTTCTGGTTCGGCATTCTGCTGCTGTTCTTCATCTCCTCCAGCCTGCTCTCCAAGCTTCATCATGAGAATAAGGCCGAGCTTGAGGCTACCTATGATAAAACAGGGCGCAGGGATGCCGGCCAGGTCTTCGCGAACGGCGGACTTGGCATGCTGCTGGTGTTGCTTAACGCGATTTATCCGCTGGAAATCTGGGGTTTCCTGTTCATCGGGGTTATGGCTACCGTGACCTCGGATACATGGGCGACAGAGATTGGTACGCTGGCCAAGCGGCCGCCGCGGTCCGTGCTGACCGGGAAGGTGCTGCAGGCGGGTACCTCCGGCGGTGTATCGCTGCCGGGCACGCTGGCTGCCGCTGCCGGGGGTGCGCTGATTGGCGCGGCCTCCTGGCTGCTGCGGGCAGCCTCCGGCATGCCGCCGCATTCCCTGCTGACGCTGGTGCTCGCCGGATTGCTGGGCGGACTTGCCGGAGCTTTTGCTGACTCGGTGCTGGGGGCAACGGTGCAGCGGATGAACCGCTGCACGGTCTGCGGCCGCGAGGTGGAAGCCTCGCAGCACTGCGGTAAGCCCACCGTGTACGCCCGGGGCTGGCGCTGGATGGACAATGATACTGTAAATGCTGTAAGTTCAATCATCGGCGGCGTGGTGGCCCTGCTGGCCAGCTACATAGGAGCCGTATAG
- a CDS encoding glycerophosphodiester phosphodiesterase, which translates to MNNMCVAHRGFSGKAPENTLAAVRMAIALPFVQWMEIDVQLTRDGVPVVIHDYSLDRTTNGHGKVKNMDYEHIRRLDAGSWKGRAFRGERVPSLEEVLSLASGRLRLNIELKTSGEMYPGLEKAVIDQVNTMGMREDVVLTSFDAGALQRIKELDPRFRTGLIYDSRSGDPAKKLNELGCSFLSISSDRLSPVLAKSLAERGVKIMAWTVNKAKEMRRLSAMHSDIMICTNRPDIWGDIFL; encoded by the coding sequence ATGAATAACATGTGTGTCGCCCACCGCGGATTTTCCGGGAAAGCTCCCGAGAATACGCTGGCGGCCGTACGGATGGCGATTGCCTTGCCCTTTGTGCAGTGGATGGAGATTGATGTGCAACTGACGAGGGACGGCGTGCCTGTGGTCATCCATGATTATTCGCTGGACCGCACGACCAATGGACACGGCAAGGTGAAGAACATGGACTATGAACATATACGTCGTCTGGATGCGGGGAGCTGGAAAGGGCGTGCTTTTCGCGGAGAGCGGGTCCCCTCCCTGGAAGAGGTGCTCAGCCTGGCGTCAGGCAGACTGCGGCTTAACATTGAGCTGAAGACCAGCGGGGAGATGTACCCTGGCCTTGAGAAAGCGGTCATCGACCAGGTGAATACCATGGGAATGCGTGAGGATGTGGTGCTGACCTCCTTCGACGCCGGTGCGCTGCAGCGGATTAAGGAGCTGGACCCGCGGTTCCGTACCGGTCTGATCTATGATTCCAGGTCAGGCGATCCGGCCAAAAAGCTGAACGAGCTGGGCTGCTCCTTCTTATCCATCAGCTCTGACCGGCTTAGCCCGGTTCTGGCGAAATCCCTGGCTGAACGGGGCGTGAAGATCATGGCCTGGACAGTGAATAAAGCTAAGGAGATGCGGCGCTTGTCCGCCATGCATTCGGATATCATGATCTGTACGAACCGCCCGGATATTTGGGGCGATATCTTTTTGTAG
- a CDS encoding ABC-F family ATP-binding cassette domain-containing protein yields MNIMTVEHLSKSYGEKTLFRDASFGMDDRDKIGVIGVNGTGKSTFLKIIAGLDTPDAGQIAIGNDVRVQYLAQNPPYEPGNTVLQQVFAGDDPELATMREYMEIMSLLEQNPGDSGLEARLVKIGQAIDAAGSWQLESEAKIVLTKLGITQFDARMENLSGGQRKRVALAAALITPSELLILDEPTNHIDTDSVAWLEQYLQKRRGALLMVTHDRYFLERVASVMLELDEGSLYRYEANYSRFLELKADREEREASVEQKRKNLLRTELAWIRRGAKARSTKQKARIDRFEKLKESTGGTSSASMDISVASTRLGRKIIEIQDLTKSMDGRTLIKDLTYIAVPQDRVGIVGKNGSGKSTLLNLIAGKLTPDSGEVQLGTTVKLGYFTQEHQDMDLSMRAIEYVKEEAEIIKTADGSVITAGQMLERFLFPPAMQWTPISKLSGGEKRRLYLLRVLMGAPNVLLLDEPTNDLDIGTLAVLEDYLDEFPGVVFTVSHDRYFLDRTVDKLIAFEDGSIRLHVGDYSEYEEWLAKNVPTGSGGSGKSEGAGGRSATAAVEQSGNAPAAAPSREKLKFTFKEQKEYEGIDEAIEQAEQHLVDISAQMEAAFADSGKLQELVDKQRQAEAELERLMERWTYLNELAEKIAGKA; encoded by the coding sequence ATGAATATTATGACCGTGGAACACCTCTCCAAAAGCTACGGGGAGAAAACGTTATTCCGTGATGCATCCTTTGGCATGGATGACAGGGACAAGATTGGCGTCATTGGTGTCAACGGAACGGGGAAATCAACCTTTCTGAAGATTATCGCCGGGCTGGATACACCAGACGCCGGGCAGATTGCCATCGGCAATGATGTACGTGTACAATATCTGGCGCAGAATCCGCCGTATGAGCCTGGCAATACCGTGCTGCAGCAGGTTTTTGCCGGAGATGATCCAGAGCTGGCTACGATGCGGGAGTACATGGAGATTATGTCTCTGCTGGAGCAGAATCCGGGTGATTCCGGGCTGGAAGCCAGACTCGTCAAAATCGGGCAGGCCATTGATGCCGCCGGCTCCTGGCAGCTTGAGAGCGAAGCCAAGATTGTCCTGACCAAGCTTGGAATCACACAATTTGATGCCCGGATGGAGAACCTCTCCGGCGGTCAACGCAAACGTGTAGCGCTTGCAGCGGCGCTGATTACGCCTTCTGAGCTGTTGATTCTGGATGAGCCTACCAACCATATCGATACGGATTCCGTAGCCTGGCTGGAGCAATATTTGCAGAAACGGCGTGGCGCCCTGCTGATGGTTACGCATGACCGTTATTTTCTGGAGCGCGTAGCCAGCGTAATGCTGGAGCTAGACGAAGGAAGCCTGTACCGCTATGAAGCGAATTATTCCCGCTTCTTAGAGCTGAAGGCTGACCGCGAAGAGCGCGAAGCCTCGGTGGAGCAGAAGCGCAAGAATCTGCTGCGCACCGAGCTGGCGTGGATCCGCCGGGGTGCCAAAGCACGATCCACGAAGCAGAAGGCGCGTATCGACCGCTTCGAGAAGCTGAAGGAGAGTACAGGCGGGACTTCATCAGCCTCGATGGATATTTCTGTGGCTTCCACCAGACTGGGCCGCAAAATCATCGAGATCCAGGATCTCACGAAATCCATGGACGGCCGGACCTTGATTAAGGACCTGACTTATATCGCGGTGCCGCAGGACCGGGTAGGCATTGTCGGCAAGAACGGCAGCGGGAAGTCGACCCTGCTCAACCTGATCGCCGGAAAGCTCACGCCGGACAGCGGCGAGGTTCAGCTGGGGACAACCGTGAAGCTCGGTTATTTCACTCAGGAGCACCAGGATATGGATCTCAGCATGCGCGCGATTGAATATGTGAAGGAAGAGGCGGAAATCATCAAGACAGCCGACGGCAGTGTCATCACCGCCGGCCAGATGCTGGAACGGTTCCTGTTCCCGCCGGCGATGCAGTGGACCCCGATCTCCAAGCTCTCCGGGGGTGAGAAGAGACGCCTCTACCTGCTGCGCGTGCTTATGGGAGCGCCGAATGTTCTGCTGCTGGATGAGCCGACGAATGACCTGGATATCGGAACGCTGGCCGTGCTGGAGGACTATCTGGATGAATTCCCCGGTGTAGTCTTTACCGTATCGCATGACCGGTACTTCCTGGACCGTACGGTGGATAAGCTGATTGCGTTTGAGGACGGATCGATCCGGCTGCATGTTGGTGACTATAGTGAATATGAAGAATGGCTGGCAAAAAACGTACCTACCGGCAGTGGTGGCTCCGGCAAGTCTGAAGGCGCTGGAGGCCGCAGTGCTACTGCCGCTGTAGAGCAGAGCGGGAATGCGCCAGCAGCCGCGCCGTCACGCGAGAAGCTGAAATTCACCTTCAAGGAGCAGAAGGAATACGAGGGCATCGACGAGGCCATCGAACAGGCCGAGCAGCATCTCGTAGATATCTCCGCACAGATGGAGGCGGCCTTTGCTGACTCCGGTAAGCTCCAGGAGCTGGTGGATAAGCAGCGGCAGGCCGAAGCGGAGCTGGAGCGCCTGATGGAGCGCTGGACGTATCTGAATGAGCTGGCAGAGAAGATCGCGGGTAAGGCGTGA
- a CDS encoding fumarylacetoacetate hydrolase family protein, translating into MSRAVNNVYCVGRNYKLHAEELGNQVPAEPLIFLKPSHAAVALDKAIIHLPKDEGLIHYEGELVLRIARDYVPGMSVEELVDVMALGLDFTLRDVHNDLQKKGLPWTPAKGFKNAAPLTPYIAFPEQEELEATDFTVRKNGIEVQRGNVQNMIFSLQKIVEFIASRYGLGKDDIIFTGTPAGVGPVVPGDSFELFWGDTLMGTCLIG; encoded by the coding sequence ATGAGTAGAGCGGTCAATAATGTATACTGTGTAGGACGCAATTATAAATTACATGCGGAGGAACTCGGCAATCAGGTACCGGCCGAGCCGCTGATCTTCCTGAAGCCATCGCATGCGGCTGTTGCGCTTGATAAAGCGATCATCCATCTGCCCAAAGATGAGGGACTGATCCATTATGAAGGTGAGCTGGTGCTGCGTATTGCGCGTGATTACGTGCCGGGGATGAGTGTGGAGGAGCTGGTGGATGTGATGGCGCTGGGCCTCGACTTCACGCTCCGTGATGTGCATAATGATCTGCAGAAAAAAGGCCTGCCCTGGACACCCGCCAAGGGCTTCAAGAATGCGGCGCCGCTGACTCCCTACATTGCATTTCCTGAGCAGGAGGAGCTGGAAGCAACGGATTTCACCGTCCGCAAGAATGGAATTGAGGTACAGCGCGGGAACGTGCAGAACATGATTTTCTCGCTGCAAAAAATTGTTGAATTCATTGCCTCCCGCTACGGGCTCGGCAAGGATGATATCATCTTCACCGGAACGCCTGCTGGCGTGGGACCTGTAGTGCCCGGCGATTCTTTCGAGCTGTTCTGGGGCGATACGCTAATGGGCACCTGCCTGATCGGTTAG
- a CDS encoding tetratricopeptide repeat protein, giving the protein MTSTLEAAIALRTSGQAEKARVMLLQLLSADDGNAELYYQLAWTHDVLGMEREAVPYYEQSLALGLPDEEQKAGAMLGLGSTYRTLGAYSQSRELLEQGVLEFPQRAEFKAFLAMTLHNLGAHAEAMELLLKLLSETSADAGIHSYSKAIMFYADKLEQVW; this is encoded by the coding sequence GTGACAAGTACCCTCGAAGCTGCCATAGCGCTGCGGACCTCCGGGCAAGCAGAGAAAGCGAGAGTCATGCTGCTTCAGCTGCTGTCAGCGGATGACGGCAATGCCGAGCTGTACTATCAGCTAGCCTGGACGCATGATGTGCTCGGCATGGAACGCGAGGCCGTGCCCTATTACGAGCAGAGTCTTGCTCTTGGTCTTCCGGATGAGGAGCAGAAGGCAGGCGCAATGCTGGGACTGGGAAGCACGTACCGGACGCTTGGGGCATACTCACAGTCCCGGGAGCTACTGGAGCAGGGCGTGCTTGAATTTCCGCAGCGTGCGGAGTTCAAAGCCTTCCTGGCCATGACGCTGCATAATCTGGGTGCGCATGCAGAGGCGATGGAGCTGCTGCTTAAGCTGTTGTCCGAAACCTCTGCCGATGCAGGGATTCACAGTTACAGCAAAGCTATTATGTTCTATGCAGATAAGCTGGAGCAGGTATGGTGA
- a CDS encoding CapA family protein encodes MYPPRSRSRQSKKHSSKKRRRTVWAWFNVVLLLMIAGLLAYSFMDNKDMESSAPPVVVADPSPSPEASATAAAPAEVAPTAEATASPEPTPEATPEATALPTETAEAVITPAPTVKEAATAEPQTATGNAGGQISGLPENASGGTVKLNFAGDVIFAGKVAELLQKKGYDYSYSALDGMFKKDDLTVVNLETPITTGGVGAANKQFVFKGAPEALDALKSAGVDAVNLANNHTLDQGEEGLLDTLKHLSKRGIPYVGAGKNSKEAYSAQYFERQGIKIALLGFTRVMPVIEWKAEAGKPGLASVYDSAEALKAIAAAKKQADVVVVVVHWGKERMEQYDKTQQTLGHSFIDAGADLVMGGHPHVLQGIEPYKGKWIAYSTGNFIFTRSSLPATWETAVFQAECSKEGQCSLKLSPMDAELGQPVPMNEADGQLLLHKVESLSSGLVKIRNDGTVVQPAQ; translated from the coding sequence ATGTATCCGCCGAGGTCACGCAGTAGACAGAGCAAGAAACATAGCAGCAAAAAGAGGCGCAGAACGGTCTGGGCATGGTTTAATGTAGTGTTGCTTCTGATGATTGCCGGCCTGCTGGCCTATTCTTTCATGGATAACAAAGATATGGAGAGTTCAGCTCCTCCGGTTGTGGTGGCCGATCCTTCGCCTTCGCCTGAAGCTTCTGCAACAGCGGCAGCTCCTGCGGAGGTGGCACCTACAGCAGAGGCTACAGCCAGTCCGGAGCCAACACCTGAAGCAACACCGGAGGCCACTGCGCTGCCTACGGAGACTGCGGAAGCCGTGATTACGCCTGCTCCTACAGTTAAGGAAGCGGCAACGGCTGAACCCCAAACGGCAACGGGAAATGCTGGAGGCCAGATATCAGGCTTGCCGGAGAACGCTTCAGGCGGGACGGTGAAGCTGAATTTTGCCGGAGATGTCATCTTTGCCGGTAAGGTAGCGGAACTGCTGCAGAAGAAGGGGTACGATTATTCTTACAGTGCACTTGACGGGATGTTCAAAAAGGATGATCTGACCGTGGTCAACCTGGAGACACCGATCACTACTGGCGGTGTAGGTGCCGCGAACAAGCAGTTTGTATTCAAGGGAGCTCCGGAAGCGCTGGATGCACTGAAATCAGCTGGCGTAGATGCAGTCAATCTGGCTAATAACCACACCCTGGATCAGGGGGAAGAGGGCTTGCTGGATACCCTGAAGCACCTGAGCAAGCGGGGCATTCCTTATGTCGGAGCAGGAAAGAACAGCAAGGAAGCTTACTCTGCGCAGTATTTTGAGCGGCAGGGTATCAAAATAGCCTTGCTCGGGTTCACACGGGTGATGCCGGTGATCGAATGGAAGGCCGAAGCAGGCAAGCCGGGTCTCGCCTCTGTCTATGACAGCGCAGAAGCACTCAAGGCCATTGCCGCTGCCAAAAAACAAGCCGATGTTGTCGTAGTTGTTGTCCATTGGGGCAAAGAGCGGATGGAGCAATATGACAAGACCCAACAGACGCTGGGGCATAGCTTTATCGATGCTGGAGCTGATCTGGTGATGGGCGGACATCCGCATGTGCTGCAGGGGATTGAGCCCTACAAAGGGAAATGGATTGCCTACAGCACAGGAAACTTTATCTTCACACGTTCCAGTCTTCCGGCAACCTGGGAGACGGCTGTATTCCAGGCGGAATGCAGCAAGGAGGGGCAGTGCTCCCTCAAGCTGAGTCCGATGGATGCTGAGCTGGGACAACCGGTGCCGATGAATGAGGCGGACGGACAGCTTTTGCTGCATAAGGTGGAATCCTTATCCTCCGGTCTGGTCAAGATCCGTAATGACGGTACCGTTGTGCAGCCGGCCCAATAA
- a CDS encoding TetR/AcrR family transcriptional regulator has product MSSASVHKHAAILDAAYELFGSGGFYETKMSEVAERAGIAKGTVYLYFKSKEELFMAVTRRDCEGFLEQLEAKLSSCSILTDKLSVIAEHHLFYYYERKQHTKLFFRAPNNNPELVEYMAQFMEAYMQAVVKVLLEGGASEPELMAKAYIGMLDRLKMDILFNPEFAEEDAHKRAKFAAKLFITGALGSLKSALGDLPSEF; this is encoded by the coding sequence TTGAGCAGCGCATCCGTACACAAACATGCAGCTATTCTGGATGCCGCTTACGAGCTTTTCGGTTCAGGCGGCTTCTACGAAACGAAGATGTCGGAAGTGGCAGAGCGTGCCGGAATTGCCAAGGGCACGGTCTATTTATATTTTAAAAGTAAAGAAGAACTGTTCATGGCGGTAACCCGCCGGGATTGTGAAGGGTTCCTGGAGCAGCTTGAAGCCAAGCTGAGTAGCTGCTCTATACTGACTGATAAGCTCTCCGTCATTGCCGAGCATCATCTGTTCTATTATTATGAGCGCAAGCAGCATACGAAGCTGTTCTTCCGGGCACCCAACAATAATCCCGAACTGGTAGAGTATATGGCACAGTTCATGGAAGCCTATATGCAGGCGGTAGTGAAGGTATTACTGGAAGGCGGGGCGTCGGAGCCGGAGCTGATGGCTAAGGCGTATATCGGAATGCTGGACCGTCTGAAGATGGATATACTGTTCAACCCTGAGTTTGCGGAAGAAGATGCGCATAAGCGGGCGAAGTTTGCTGCTAAACTTTTCATCACAGGAGCACTCGGCAGCTTGAAATCGGCACTCGGCGACCTTCCGTCTGAATTCTGA
- a CDS encoding LapA family protein produces the protein MKFQWSLILGLFFALLTAVFAVMNVDTVPVNFGFDFVSIPLILVILGCALIGGVVVGSYGIFRQYKLQKQIKSLNAELTKLRDAGNAMDSMSVPNDVLSSEGSAQV, from the coding sequence ATGAAATTTCAATGGTCACTTATATTAGGTTTATTTTTCGCTCTGCTGACTGCAGTATTCGCAGTAATGAATGTGGATACGGTTCCCGTTAATTTCGGGTTCGACTTTGTCAGCATCCCGCTCATTCTTGTCATTCTCGGCTGTGCGCTGATCGGTGGCGTTGTTGTCGGTTCTTACGGCATTTTCCGCCAATATAAGCTGCAGAAGCAGATTAAAAGCTTGAACGCAGAGCTGACCAAGCTCCGTGATGCAGGTAATGCCATGGATTCAATGTCTGTCCCTAATGATGTCCTCTCTTCAGAAGGATCAGCCCAAGTATAA
- the hemG gene encoding protoporphyrinogen oxidase: MSGSPRKVVIIGGGLSGLSAAYYVRKFYREAGIQPEIILVEKDKCLGGKIETLHRDGFVIEKGPDSFLARKTAMVDLARELELDHELVTTNPNAKKTYILQRGKLHPMPAGLVLGIPTELKPFLKSGLVSFSGKMRAMMDFILPPRRSSEDESLGDLIERRLGTEVLENMTEPLLAGIYAGDMRKISLQATFPQFGEVERQYGSLIRGMTTGRKPAETHTGTKKSAFLTFRQGLQSLVHALIHDLQDAQQRTGTGAVSIKVRSGAGVSAEASTAPRYEVELDNGELLQADDVYVTVQNFAAAELLRPHVDVSALNAVNYVSVANVVMAFTKKDIVTEYDGSGFLVPRKEGRNITACTWTSTKWLHTSPDDKVLLRCYVGRSGDEQNVDLPDEALAELVRKDLKEIMGITAAPLFTEITRLRHSMPQYPVGHPGRIAGLRSELEEKLPGVYAFGAGYDGIGMPDCIKQAKLTAETAAAHLEKLPEPAAVTV, translated from the coding sequence ATGAGCGGTTCACCGCGCAAGGTAGTAATTATCGGCGGAGGCCTCAGCGGCCTCAGTGCCGCTTACTACGTCCGCAAGTTTTACCGGGAAGCCGGGATTCAGCCGGAAATTATATTGGTTGAGAAGGATAAATGCCTTGGCGGTAAAATCGAGACCCTGCACCGTGACGGCTTTGTCATTGAGAAAGGTCCGGACTCCTTCCTGGCCCGCAAAACAGCTATGGTTGATCTGGCCAGAGAGCTGGAGCTGGATCACGAGCTGGTGACTACGAATCCGAATGCCAAGAAGACTTACATACTGCAGCGCGGCAAGCTCCACCCGATGCCCGCCGGGCTTGTTCTGGGGATTCCTACGGAGCTGAAGCCGTTTCTGAAGAGCGGCCTCGTCTCCTTCAGCGGTAAAATGCGGGCGATGATGGATTTCATTCTTCCGCCGCGCCGCAGCTCCGAGGATGAATCGCTCGGTGACCTGATCGAGCGGCGTCTGGGTACAGAGGTGCTGGAGAATATGACCGAGCCCCTGCTCGCCGGTATTTATGCCGGTGATATGCGCAAGATCAGCCTCCAGGCTACTTTTCCGCAGTTCGGCGAGGTCGAGCGCCAGTACGGCAGTCTGATCCGCGGGATGACGACCGGCAGGAAGCCGGCGGAGACCCATACCGGAACCAAGAAAAGCGCGTTCCTGACTTTCCGTCAGGGGCTGCAGAGCCTGGTGCATGCCCTGATCCATGATCTGCAGGATGCCCAGCAGCGGACCGGAACGGGAGCGGTGTCCATCAAAGTACGGAGCGGGGCGGGGGTGTCCGCAGAGGCCTCTACTGCACCGCGCTATGAGGTGGAGCTGGACAACGGTGAACTGCTGCAAGCTGATGATGTCTATGTAACCGTGCAGAATTTCGCTGCCGCAGAGCTGCTGCGTCCGCATGTGGATGTATCCGCGCTGAATGCTGTCAATTATGTATCAGTGGCTAATGTGGTCATGGCGTTTACCAAGAAGGATATCGTTACCGAATATGACGGATCCGGATTCCTGGTCCCCCGCAAAGAGGGGCGGAACATCACGGCCTGTACCTGGACTTCTACGAAATGGCTGCATACCAGCCCGGATGATAAGGTACTGCTGCGCTGTTACGTCGGACGGTCTGGGGATGAACAGAATGTAGACCTGCCGGATGAGGCGCTGGCTGAACTGGTACGCAAAGACCTGAAGGAAATTATGGGGATCACTGCAGCGCCGCTGTTCACAGAGATTACCCGGCTCAGGCATTCCATGCCGCAATATCCGGTAGGCCATCCCGGCCGGATCGCCGGCCTGCGAAGTGAGCTGGAGGAGAAGCTGCCGGGTGTGTATGCTTTTGGCGCGGGCTATGACGGCATCGGCATGCCGGACTGCATTAAGCAGGCGAAGCTTACGGCTGAGACTGCTGCAGCCCATTTAGAGAAGCTGCCGGAACCGGCGGCTGTAACGGTATAA